The sequence below is a genomic window from Streptomyces sp. NBC_00289.
CGCACCGACGTGACGTTCTGGCTGTCGGCGCCGCAGGAGGAGACCGTACCGGTGCCGGTCGGCACCGAGGTCGCCACCCTGCGCACCGAGGGCGACGAGGCGGTCGTCTTCGCCACCGAGCGCGAACTGAACGTCGTACCGACCGGGTTGCGCCATCTGCTGGTGCAGGAGCAGGGCGAGCCGGTGGTGGACCGGACGCACGACCTCGCCGAGGAGGACAAGGACCTGCTGTGCTTCGCGGAGTCGCCCTCCCCGGGTGACTGCATGCTGCTCGGTCTGAGCGCCGCCGTACCGCACTGCGCGCTCGCCCTGGACCTGGACAGCCGGGTGGACGGCGTCGGCGTGGACCCGCGGCAGCCGCCGCTGGTGTGGGAGGCGTGGACCGCGGACGGCTGGCAGTCCTGCGAGGTGGACCGGGACGGCACCGGCGGCCTCAACCGGCCCGGCGAGGTCGTGCTGCACGTCCCCGGCGGACACGTCCTGTCCCGCAACGCCGGCCACCAGGCCGGCTGGCTGCGCTGCCGGGTCACGGAACCCCTCCCCGGCCAGCCCTTCTACACCACTTCGCCGACGATCCAGGCCGCCGAGGCCTTCACGATCGGCGGCACGACCGCCGTCGTACACGCCGAGACGGTGTACGACGAGGCGCTCGGCGAGTCCACCGGACTGCCGGGGCAGCGGCTGCGGCTGGCGCACGCGCCCGTGGTCGGCGACACCCCGCCGGTGCTGCTGCAGACCGCCGAGCACGACGGCTGGGCGGACTGGCAGGTCGTCCCGCACTTCTCGGCCTCGGGGCCGGACGACCGGCACATCACGCTCGACGCCACGACCGGCGAGATCGCCTTCGGGCCGGCCGTGCGCGAACCCGACGGATCACTGCGCCAGTACGGGATGGTCGCCCCGAAGGGCTCCCCCGTCCGCGCCCGCCGCTACCGCACCGGCGGCGGCCGCGCGGGCAACGTGGCGCGCGGCGCCGTCCAGATCCTGCGGAGCTCCATCCCGTACGTCTCCGAGGTGGTCAACCGGGAGGCGGCGCGCGGCGGCGTGGCGGGGGAGACCGTGCAGGAGGCGAAGGTCCGGGCACCGATCACACTGCGCGCCCAGGAGCGGGCGGTGACCCTGCGCGACTACGAGGAGCTGGCCCGCCGTGCCGCTCCCGAGACCGCGCGGATCACCTGCCTGGAGGGCGAGGAGGGCGAGTACGGGGCCTACGCGGTACGGGTCCTCGTGGTGCCGCAGGCGGTCCCGGATCCCGGCGGACACCTGCGCTTCGAGCAACTGGTGCCCGGAGACGCCCTGTTGGACCGCATCACCCGTCACCTGGACGAACGCCGTCTGATCGGCACCCGGCTGGCGGTCGGGCCGCCGTACTACCAGGGCGTCACCGTGGTGGCGTCCGTGCACGCCTTCCGGGGCGTCGACACCGACCGGGTGCGCCGGCAGGCCCACGACGCCCTCTACCGGCACCTCGACCCGCTCACCGGCGGTACCGACGGCAAGGGCTGGCCGTTCGGGCGGCCCGTGCAGGCCGGCGAGGTGTTCGCGG
It includes:
- a CDS encoding putative baseplate assembly protein; translation: MALPSPNLDDRRFQQFVDDAKRYIQQRAPEWTDHNVSDPGVTLVETVAHMADQIVYRLNRVPEKNHLAFLDLVGITLFPPSAARTDVTFWLSAPQEETVPVPVGTEVATLRTEGDEAVVFATERELNVVPTGLRHLLVQEQGEPVVDRTHDLAEEDKDLLCFAESPSPGDCMLLGLSAAVPHCALALDLDSRVDGVGVDPRQPPLVWEAWTADGWQSCEVDRDGTGGLNRPGEVVLHVPGGHVLSRNAGHQAGWLRCRVTEPLPGQPFYTTSPTIQAAEAFTIGGTTAVVHAETVYDEALGESTGLPGQRLRLAHAPVVGDTPPVLLQTAEHDGWADWQVVPHFSASGPDDRHITLDATTGEIAFGPAVREPDGSLRQYGMVAPKGSPVRARRYRTGGGRAGNVARGAVQILRSSIPYVSEVVNREAARGGVAGETVQEAKVRAPITLRAQERAVTLRDYEELARRAAPETARITCLEGEEGEYGAYAVRVLVVPQAVPDPGGHLRFEQLVPGDALLDRITRHLDERRLIGTRLAVGPPYYQGVTVVASVHAFRGVDTDRVRRQAHDALYRHLDPLTGGTDGKGWPFGRPVQAGEVFAVLQRVPGVELVDEVVLHPADPLTGKRGEATDRIDLSPPSLVFSFDHRVRVIGDGA